tagaaaaaataatatggtATTATCTAAGAAAATCATGCCAAGGAAACATTTTAATACTTCTCTGAGACACCAATATATTTGATAAATCCCCCCttattagaatattattttaatatgaatcATTGCCATATTCTTCTACAGCCATGGTAATCACCTTCAGATTTAGCATGAGAGTTTATTAGAAACatttttcagcttttgaaataatgaaaatatgttgCTACCAAAACAATGAATGGTTCAATAGAGTGATTTTCAGCCTTCAGGTCAAATTCAAAATTCCTGTGCCAAGTAGCTTAACAGTAtctcttttctagttttgtttatGATGCTGTCTTGACACAATTGTAAACAAAGTTCTCTTTACAGGGTAAAGTTAGGTCAGCAAGTCCACATTCAGGATTGAGTCAAGTGGGGTTTCTCTTCCATAGAAGTGATTTTTTCGCTGCGTCTTTCACatccttgttcctcaggctgtaaaTCAGTGGGTTTAGCATGGGGATCACCAATGTGTAAAACACAGCAGACACTTTCTCCTGTTCTAGGGAATACTGAGAGCTGGGCTGGATGTAGCTGAAGGTCACAGACCCATAAAATAAGGTCACAGCAGTCAGGTGTgaagcacaggtggagaaggctttgcgCCTCCCCTCAGCAGAGCGGATTCTCTGGATGGCAATAATGATGCGGATATAGGAGACCATGATGACGATAAAAGTGAACACTGCAATGACCCCAGAGAAGACTAAAAGCAGCATCTCATTGGTACGGGCATCAGAGCATGAAAGCCTCAGGAGAGGAGGGATGTCACAGAAGTAATGATTCACAACATTAGGACCACAGAAGTCCAGTTGGAGCAATCCTATCGTGTGTGTCAGCGAATTAATGAGACCACCCAAGTAAGATGCAAGGACCATCTGAATACAGACGCTTTGTGTCATAACGACTGTATACATCAAGGGGTTGGCTATTGCCACATACCTGTCATAAGCCATCATAGACAACAGGATGCCCTCTGTGGTTACATACACTGCAAAGAAGAAGCTCTGTAGAACACAGCCAAAAAACGTACTGGACTTATGTTTGGACAGGAAATTGATCAGCATCTTAGGAGCAAAGACAGTAGAGTAGCAAATATCACAAAAAGAGAGATTGctaaggaagaagtacatgggagtGTGAAGCTGGGTGCTTAACCTGATCAAGACAATCATCCCCCAGTTACCTGCCAGAGTGATGAGATAAATGAGGGTGAAAAGTAAGAAGAGAGGGATCTGCAAGTCCGGATTTTCAGTTAATCCTACTAGAAGGAATTCTTCAACACCTGTATGATTCCAACCTCCCATGCGTTCAGGTTGATATGGCTCCTTAGTAGCAGAACAAGAAGATGTcatttagatgaaaaaa
This portion of the Ictidomys tridecemlineatus isolate mIctTri1 chromosome 4, mIctTri1.hap1, whole genome shotgun sequence genome encodes:
- the LOC101964092 gene encoding olfactory receptor 5J3: MGGWNHTGVEEFLLVGLTENPDLQIPLFLLFTLIYLITLAGNWGMIVLIRLSTQLHTPMYFFLSNLSFCDICYSTVFAPKMLINFLSKHKSSTFFGCVLQSFFFAVYVTTEGILLSMMAYDRYVAIANPLMYTVVMTQSVCIQMVLASYLGGLINSLTHTIGLLQLDFCGPNVVNHYFCDIPPLLRLSCSDARTNEMLLLVFSGVIAVFTFIVIMVSYIRIIIAIQRIRSAEGRRKAFSTCASHLTAVTLFYGSVTFSYIQPSSQYSLEQEKVSAVFYTLVIPMLNPLIYSLRNKDVKDAAKKSLLWKRNPT